The Arthrobacter sp. NicSoilC5 genome has a window encoding:
- the yidC gene encoding membrane protein insertase YidC — translation MDFLAAVMEPFRWLVSVIMVAFHDGLGAAGMPPGDGWTWTLSIVGLVLVIRAALVPVFLAQVRAQRRMRLLQPDLKELQDKYKGRTDQASRQALAQEQMALYRKHGTNPFSACLPLLIQAPFFLALFQVLSGITSAARQDQGIGALGRDQVVQFDSSSILGAPLSASLLHGGGDPTAVAVLAVAMILVMIACQFLTQKLVAARTMAGQDLDSPLMRQQRILLYVLPLIFGVGGIFFPIGVLVYWTVSNLWTLGQQSLVSRGP, via the coding sequence GTGGACTTTCTGGCGGCGGTGATGGAGCCGTTCCGGTGGCTGGTGTCCGTCATCATGGTGGCTTTCCACGACGGCCTCGGCGCGGCGGGAATGCCGCCGGGGGACGGGTGGACCTGGACGCTGTCCATCGTCGGGCTGGTGCTGGTGATCCGCGCCGCGCTGGTTCCGGTATTCCTGGCCCAGGTCCGGGCCCAGCGCCGGATGCGGCTCCTGCAACCGGACCTGAAGGAGCTCCAGGACAAGTACAAGGGCCGGACGGACCAGGCCTCGCGGCAGGCCCTGGCCCAGGAACAGATGGCCCTGTACAGGAAGCATGGCACCAACCCGTTCTCGGCATGCCTGCCGCTGCTGATCCAGGCGCCATTCTTCCTGGCCCTCTTCCAGGTGCTGTCCGGGATCACCAGTGCCGCGCGGCAGGACCAGGGCATTGGCGCGCTGGGCAGGGACCAGGTGGTCCAGTTCGATTCCTCCAGCATTCTTGGAGCTCCGCTGTCCGCCTCGCTGCTGCACGGCGGCGGTGACCCCACCGCCGTTGCGGTGCTCGCCGTCGCCATGATCCTGGTGATGATTGCCTGCCAGTTCCTCACCCAGAAGCTGGTGGCGGCACGGACCATGGCCGGGCAGGACCTTGACAGCCCGCTGATGCGCCAGCAGCGGATCCTCCTGTATGTCCTGCCCTTGATCTTCGGCGTGGGCGGGATCTTTTTCCCCATCGGCGTCCTGGTCTACTGGACGGTCTCCAATCTGTGGACCCTGGGCCAGCAATCCCTGGTGTCGCGCGGGCCCTGA